The DNA sequence ACCAGGGAAGAAGACGAGAACCTTGCGGTTGGAATTGGGGAGTTCGCAGCCACCATTTGAGCTCTCCACAGTCGTTAGGTACTGCAGCAGGTTGGAAGAGCTCTGCAGTACGTCCACCACGACACCACCGGCCACTGGCGCCTTCCACGCCACAATCGTGTTAGGGGAAGACATCACTGATGAAGGACTGAAGGTGAACGGGAGGACCAACACATATGGCGAGCGTCGCACAGGCGAGAAGTGCGGCAAGAcgcgaggaggaaaaagaggcggaAAGCGAGGCGGACACAGTGCAGTACCGCGGTGGGTCAACGCGCGCTCAGAGAACGGTGaaacaccgccaccacggtgggcgaaagaaaaacacacgAGGACAGGAGAGAAGACGCGATCACGCCGATATCAGCGGCGCCAcggtttgtgtgtgcgtgtgtggaggggtggggtgtggTGGGGTACCCCTCCGCTTCGCTCGGCCCTCACTTTGATGTGAagcgatagagagagagaggagcgtgGAGGCGCTACCTGTCGAATTGTgagcgcgagagaggacAGGGCGCACAGTAAAGAAGAGTGAGGCGGATAGGTGAAAAGCGATGAAGAGTTGCTGAGGCGTAAGCAGAAGCTGGGGGAGGGCGCTAAGCGAAAAAATTAAGGACACAGAAGAAAGTAGTGCGAAGGAAACCCGAAAAAGTGGGGCACTGTCGCGATCACTTTGAaaacacacgtgcacacagcGCACATACCCGCGTAAACCAGCGAGGGGGGAAAAAGGAGTATAAACCCTCCAATCTGTGACTCAGCCTTTCAGTAGATTGAAAAGTTCGGATACGAGCCGCGGCAGaacggaggagaggcaagGCGGACGTACTTGGGTGGCTAGTGCCCTAAGTGTGTGGACAAGTGCTTTCAAATAACTCCAGCAAACGGCCGCTTTACGATGTGATTGGCTTCTTGTGAGGGCATACGGTAGTGCGTCGCAGAGAAAGTCTCACGCATGCGCCGAGACGCTGACACACCGCCAGTTGACGAGAGGCGCTGGCCCGCAGCACTGTGCGCGCGCAAGACAAGGCGAAGCAAAAACATTGAGAGGCACCGCACAAGCGCACGTcagtggagaagggaaagagaggtcGATAAGGTAAAGATGCGAGGAAGACCCCGGCACGCGACAATATGTCcctcgcacgcacacgccactcGGCGTGCAAGCGTGGAAGGACTTGGCTGatggagacacacacagatagAAGCACAGAGCGCACTGAGGCTAATATACGAGGGAAGTAGAGAGTGGCTGCACCAatgcctctcccctctctctctcggcacTTTTTTGAGTGCTGAGGCGCCTACTGCGGAGGCAGAGACAAGAGACCGCATGGCCGGCAGCCCCTGCCCTTCATCCGCACACACCGAATCCCACCCATGTCTGCTCTTCGGTTTTGCTGAGCCAACTCCTCTACGGGTAGTGCGCACGCCTGTGTCTCAGTAGTAGTGAGCGAATGTCCGCGTGTCATGCCGAAAGAAAATAGAGAAGCGCTTCGCAACATATTCCGCGGTAACATAAcgcgagaggcagaggagcacCGCCGTGACGCAGACAAGGAAAAACCACTGCATGATGAAGGAGGCAATACTCAAAGTAGAGATCAGAGAGAACAGCGAAAGGGAGAATGCCGACAAGGTGAGAGCTGTCGACTTCGATCCTTCGCGGGCGTCGCTGAAACCGGCGttgtcctccccctccccccgcccacCTCTTCAACACGGTCAcaacggtgcagcagcttcacaaCTGCGGTCAAGGCGTCGCAGCGCTGTGTGCTTGAGCTCCACAAGTTCCTCGTACGTCAGCTGAGACAGCACAGAGCACCGAGTCGAAGGCGACAACCCCCGCCTTGGAGCATCACGAGGTGAGGCAAGCGTTACAGGCACCGCTGGAAAGGACAGTGCCGCTGAGCGAGTCGGGGCCATCCGCACTCCAGCTAGCAGCGCTCCGGTGGAGGGCTTTTGCCACTGAACAGCGCGGAGAAGCGGGGCATACACCGCCGTGAGGTACGACTCCAGCAAGCAATCCTGCTCGAGTCCATCCGGGTCGCGTACCATCAGCGTAGAGCTCTGGGGAGACGCAAAGCCGATCCACACAGGGCGATCGACCATGAAGAGGTCGTCTGACCCAAGGCGAACAACGCTCACTTGAGGAGGAAAAGCGCACTCGAGAAGTAGCTGTGCGATGGCCACGTCCTCGGCTCGCTGAATGCCGTTGGACGAGGTGCACCTGTACTCTGCGGCCGTTGGGGAGAGCAGCCCTTTGTGCCTTCGCTGCACTTCAGCGAGCTCTGCATAGGCGTCGGAAGCGGAGCTAGACGTAGTCCTCAAAGCTGAGGGAAGCACAGCACCGTTGGGTAACGGAAGAGCGCGCGTCTCGTTGAGCTGATACCACGCCAGAAGCGAGAGTAGCTGTGCGACCTCGCGCTGAAGTCTCGCACATTCGGTGCGTAGTGCATCGAATTCTCCAGCTTGGCGACCAGTGTTTGCTTCAAGGGGGGCGCACAGCGATGATGACACTagcggcgctgcctgcgGCAACGCAGCGTTGGGGGCGGGTGGAGGTGATGGTGAACGGAATCCGagcaggtgcagcgccgctcgctcctcctgcgcaaACCTGCGCTTGTAATCCACTTTCACTTCGACAAAGCGTCTGTGGAGTCGCACTGTATCAGCCCAAAGGCGGCGCATGTGCTCAGCTGCGCTCGAAGCTGCCGCGACGACATGGACGTCAGCGCACGACGGCTGTGTTTCACATACAAGCCGTGTCTGGCGCCACTGTCTCTcgtacgcctcctccagcgcccgAAACGACGCCTCTGTGAGAGGAAgcctctctgcccccttTGACTTCATGTGCGTTGCTGCTAGAGCGTGTCGCCTCTCAGTGAGGGGGTCTGCCTGTGGACGTTACTATGCAGTGTACAGATCTGAGGGGACCTACACGCAAAGGTGTGGTGCATCTCGCAGATTTGGTGTTGGAGAAAAAATGAGCGGTGGTGTGACAGAcaagggagcgagagagaagcccGCAAAAAACACGCATGCACGAAGTTCGGCGGTTCCGCTGGCTATTCTAATGTGTTTGGGTATCTTCGGTGACAGGCAGGTAGCGCAAAGGTGCAGGTCGGTGAGTTGGCGATTGTACGGTGTCGCGTTGCTGTATGAGAGATTGGGCTTCTCTGGTTGCGTGCCTGTCGGGGGGCGCCAGCAACCCAACGCGGGCTCTTGGCGTAGCTCAGCCATAGTACGAGAAAAGATCGAGATGAAGTTCAGAAGTTGCCCGCAtacgctgctcctgctgcggcaTGTAGTGCAGCGATCCATTAGCGCGAAAGCCTCTGTCGGCGTGTAAACCACGCATGCTACAGGCATCAACAGGCACAGAGCAGTAAGCGAGTCCGCAGAGGAACTACACGGCGATCGTGTAATTGGACAGACATGGCACCTAGGCCcgcgaaaaggagaagcgcaagcCTCATTTTCACAGCAGTGTTCATTACGGCGCTGACACGCATTCAAgagtaccccccccccctgcactCGTGGTCACTGCTTCGTTCCTTTCCAAGCCAGTGCCGAGTGCCTCCCGGcccacgtgtgtgtgagtgcgtgtaggtgtgtgtgtgtgggggggggggagagggcgtgtGGGTGTCAGGGAGGTTTAAATCAACATCGTTCGTGACTTCTCTGTttgctctttcctcttcgttcGTAGAGCTCCACGTCCACGACACACGGCGTCGTGCGTGAGCTTTAACAACAGTCACGCAGCAACGCCCACAAAAGCGatagagagaaaaggaggaagggaacagggaaagagagggattGGCTATCCACGTATGTGGTTGCTCCTcttgcccttttccttctcccgcATGTCAACCGTTCTAGCACAGCCACACGGCTGCCATCAAGATAGCGGCTACTCAAACACAACGGCACCACCACTAATTTTCTTACATACGCCTGTGCCCATATGAATGCATCCACGTTCAGGGGTATCTCGTCCTACTTGAACGGGCGAGCACTGACCGTGATGCCGGGGATGGTGGACAGAGTGGACACGAGGTACTTCTCCATGGCCGCGTTATGTGGACTTTGGTGAGCCCATACTTCAATGCGCACGGATTCCTTGTACATTACGCTGCCCTTGTGGCCAATGCGCACAATGTCGCACGGGGATTCACCCTTACAGGCGTCACGACCAATGGCTTCCCCCAGGACAACCGCAACAACGTACGTCATGGCCTCGCGGCACTGAGTCTTTGTCTTGCAGAAGATGGAAAAGCGCATGCCACCTGGAAAGCTCTCAAACTGCGGCTCGATCTTGTTTCGCGAGAAGACTAGGTTGTCATCGTTCGGGAGGAGTGTGATGGGTGGCAGCGTGTTAATGGTGCTGTACACCTCCTCTATAGTGGAGACATAGCCGAGCTCTTTGGTCTCATGCTCGTACTCGTTGCCCTTCGAGGCAGGGATGTAGAAGATAAACCACTTGTCCTTAAGCGGGTGCAGCGGGGTCGATGGGATACTCTCCTTCGTGAAAGTGCTATCTGCCATAGTGGCCAAAAAATAGATGTCCGCCGTTGAGgttgtgtatgcgtgtaACTGTGGTGGACTGGGCCCACGCATGAGGACAGAGGACAACAACGATGCAGAGGTTGTGGATAGAGGAACCCGGCGGCACTGCAACAGTGATCCAATTGACCTCTgcgatgcgtgtgtgggagggtgggggggggggggaaggagggggagaaagaagcaAGATGCGGCGAAAGGGAGCAACAACACATGCAAGACAACACACTCAACGAGTAAGACCACAAATTGAaggtgcagacacacacacacacgctacGTTCTCGCTATGTCCGTGGCGCGGAGGCGGCACAAGAAGCGTACatgagaagaggaaagcagGAAAGAATTGAAGAGAGCCCccaggagggaggaggaggaggagagaggacagTACGCATGGCAAGCAGCAAGAgaatgcgcgtgtgtgctgggCCGGTGCGGGCGTCGTGTGCATTCGGCATCACAGTAAAACACGTCAGGCCGACATGTTGGCTGCAGTGCAATGCGGCACTGAAGCGGCACGTGCAGCattgcagcactgcctcaGACCACATccgcgtacgcacacacaaaccacGAGAGAGACAAGTGAGGAAAAGAGGCCGGTGAGTGAGTGCCACAGCCGAATGCGCAGGAAGCACACGTCACGCGTCACTTCGTTCCACCGCTGTCTGTGGGccactccctctcctacGCCAAGCCAGTAGGCGGCGTTTGAACACCTTTCCTTGCTGTGGTTGCGTTTTCATACGTTACTCGGCGAAGTCGCGTCTCAGCTCTGGCACGCGCAGGCTCGAGAAAGGAAAGTCAtctgccactgcagcaagACCAGAACGACTACCATCCAGAGTCGAGGGAAATACCTCGCAAGAGCGCTAGCATCTCACGCCCGTGTTGCTGAATTACCGCATCATGCAggtccacctccaccgcggCGTTCAAGGCGTGTGCCGTCACACTCGCACTGCTCTCTACGAGAGGCCTTCCGCGATACGACGACATGGCAGAGGCGAGTGTTTGAAGGGTGCCAATGTCCACCTCCGACACCGCGGGCAGCGTGGCACCAGAGGTCTGGCACAACGACGCAACCACTTTGCCCAATGtcgcagcgcacgcagccTTCGCCATTTCGTGGCGTGACAGTCGAAATACGTCGCGGCACAGTTCACAGATCTCGAAGATGGGGACGTGTGGCTGCATGGCCAGAGCGTAGGCGCCAATAAAATGCAAGGCCGCCACCTGGACGAACGCGTCTTGCGTGCTGTGGCAGAGAGCGACGAGAACCTCGTAGAGGGAAGTGTGGCGCTTACGCCGCATTGTATCGTCAAGGTTGCGCAGTGTGCAACCGTCCTCGTCGTAGTCCGTCCATGAGAGAAGAATgtcgagcacacgcacgcgaaGCCGGCACCATCGcgatgctgcggcagccTGGGTAGCGCAGTTGCACCCGGTAGAGGCAGCCAACCACGACGGCAGGCGGTCCTCTGTCAACACAGACCACATCACGTCTGCCATGTAGCTCGAGTCCTTGGAGTCGAAGCGGTACATCCCCAGCCATGTCACGCAGTGAACAGCCCGCAACGCGGCGCCGATGTCGTCGGCTTCAAACAGTGCGCGCACAAGGAGTTGCAGCAGGAGTCGGCTAGAGGCGTAGAGGGGCTGTGGATCGGTCACAGCAAATACCAAATCGTCGACGCGGTGGGCAAGCATCGTGAGAGTCACAGCAACGTTCACCGCAGCTCGGCTGTCCAGCGCGGCCCGAAGCCTCTCCGCCAGTTGCAGCCACTCTGCGCGAATCGCAGTGATCACCTCGCCTTGTCGGCGGCTGTTGTCGTCTgggagctgcgccactgcctcgGAAGACGTCAGGCACGCATCAATACGTTTGAGACAGGCCTCCAGCGCTTGCCCGGCGCGGGCggtgagcggcagcagcgcgttgcCACCGTCTACCACCGAATGACACACTTCGCTACTGTGGGTGGGGTTATTCAACACTGTGAGAGACGCAAGTATGCTGCgggtgcaccgctgcaggcgaGATAGATTTCGCCGCCGCtccgctgcagtgccgcctccacagAGATGCGACTCAACGTTCGCTGCTGAGAGAAGGTGCTCCATCAGCCCCAGAGCCCACCGGTATAGCACACCCGAAAGCCTCAGCATGCGGCCAAGCAGCTCCAGTgtggaggcgagagagacgtcACGAGCGCCGAAGAGAGCTTCTGGCGACGCCTCCAACGAAAGGCGCTCCAGTACAGCAACCAGCGGAGAAGAGTCCACCTTCGCCGTTGGTGCATCAACGAGCGATGTTGTTGCCAACGTGGAGGACATCGTTTCCGTCAGCCGTGGCACCGGTGGCACAGCCACGTCCTCCACACCGGCAGCGAAGAGCTCCAGGTGGCATGTCTCCACCATGACATCGACGCACGCTTGAACAAAGTCaggcgtggtggcggcgacatCCAGTAGGAGCCACTGTAGCCCAGCCGCAAGATACCCGCGCCGACAAACGCGCCCTGCGTAGCGCAGACGCGACTGCGCATCGTTCACTTGCATGTAGTACTGTGAACGCGCCTCGCCGCACGCGCTTACCAaggcacgcgcgcacacctcGTAGAGCGACGGGTTTGACAGCAGCTCTGTcaagaggcggcgcagcgtcgcTGACAACAATGGAGACACAAACTGCGCCGCCTTGCCTTCTCCGTCGACGCTgccagagagaagagcacaaaTGCTCAAaacacctgcagcagtggccggcagcacctgcgcaaTGACCCCGCAACCGGCGCCCAGCGAGACTCCTTTGAGGAGCGACCTCAGGCGAAGGAGCGCGGCGATGGTCTCGCCCTCCGTGACGAGGGTGTCGCAGCGCAGGGCGAGGCAGCCAAATCCAGGTGAGAGCACATACTTGTTCGTGTAGAAGAACTGTCGATAGGCACGCGGAAAGTCTTGCCTGCTGCGAGGTGGAAGTCGCACCAGCGCATTCAGCAACACTGTGAGGAcgaggtgcaggcgctgctctaGTGTCTCGGCAGGCAGCCGAAGGTGACCTGCACCGAGGCGCGCCAGGAAGCGAGGCCGCACCGCAGTCGCCGATGCTGACGAGACAACTGAGGTGGCGTCAGCGTGCTCCTCGAGGAGCGCAAGTAACTGTGGGGCAAGCAGTCGCACGTGGTCCTCGACCGACAACCCGGTCGTCACGTGCGTCACAACAAC is a window from the Leishmania panamensis strain MHOM/PA/94/PSC-1 chromosome 26 sequence genome containing:
- a CDS encoding hypothetical protein (TriTrypDB/GeneDB-style sysID: LpmP.26.0230), whose amino-acid sequence is MKSKGAERLPLTEASFRALEEAYERQWRQTRLVCETQPSCADVHVVAAASSAAEHMRRLWADTVRLHRRFVEVKVDYKRRFAQEERAALHLLGFRSPSPPPAPNAALPQAAPLVSSSLCAPLEANTGRQAGEFDALRTECARLQREVAQLLSLLAWYQLNETRALPLPNGAVLPSALRTTSSSASDAYAELAEVQRRHKGLLSPTAAEYRCTSSNGIQRAEDVAIAQLLLECAFPPQVSVVRLGSDDLFMVDRPVWIGFASPQSSTLMVRDPDGLEQDCLLESYLTAVYAPLLRAVQWQKPSTGALLAGVRMAPTRSAALSFPAVPVTLASPRDAPRRGLSPSTRCSVLSQLTYEELVELKHTALRRLDRSCEAAAPL
- a CDS encoding translation initiation factor eIF-4e-like protein (TriTrypDB/GeneDB-style sysID: LpmP.26.0240), producing the protein MADSTFTKESIPSTPLHPLKDKWFIFYIPASKGNEYEHETKELGYVSTIEEVYSTINTLPPITLLPNDDNLVFSRNKIEPQFESFPGGMRFSIFCKTKTQCREAMTYVVAVVLGEAIGRDACKGESPCDIVRIGHKGSVMYKESVRIEVWAHQSPHNAAMEKYLVSTLSTIPGITVSARPFK
- a CDS encoding hypothetical protein (TriTrypDB/GeneDB-style sysID: LpmP.26.0250), which translates into the protein MDTSSCTRVADELSVVHLSSLHEGVLQLRGHLRSALLADSPQTEMVVYTSLYKLYREFYLPFYCAKSHGSSRSLPGVDAAPSPDARPPASAEAWFVMTSYTQDVLAACVYLLDPASLPTTYTVPSLPPGCEEAGNEANASSVYVSAAQRRFCGLIFLYTCWSSATLPLHIVLQALYPLLDPGVPGAPPAAAAALSTIPSTLPGPQRTNLTENHIAAELFAKERFASHKRLLSDTLTGLVLTRPNGVRALLRVLLLNDRVQTDMAGEAVQLLVQLLTSPVVTLWRQQQQLDEAVGDRSSLSAEGEEEGALSVVVTHVTTGLSVEDHVRLLAPQLLALLEEHADATSVVSSASATAVRPRFLARLGAGHLRLPAETLEQRLHLVLTVLLNALVRLPPRSRQDFPRAYRQFFYTNKYVLSPGFGCLALRCDTLVTEGETIAALLRLRSLLKGVSLGAGCGVIAQVLPATAAGVLSICALLSGSVDGEGKAAQFVSPLLSATLRRLLTELLSNPSLYEVCARALVSACGEARSQYYMQVNDAQSRLRYAGRVCRRGYLAAGLQWLLLDVAATTPDFVQACVDVMVETCHLELFAAGVEDVAVPPVPRLTETMSSTLATTSLVDAPTAKVDSSPLVAVLERLSLEASPEALFGARDVSLASTLELLGRMLRLSGVLYRWALGLMEHLLSAANVESHLCGGGTAAERRRNLSRLQRCTRSILASLTVLNNPTHSSEVCHSVVDGGNALLPLTARAGQALEACLKRIDACLTSSEAVAQLPDDNSRRQGEVITAIRAEWLQLAERLRAALDSRAAVNVAVTLTMLAHRVDDLVFAVTDPQPLYASSRLLLQLLVRALFEADDIGAALRAVHCVTWLGMYRFDSKDSSYMADVMWSVLTEDRLPSWLAASTGCNCATQAAAASRWCRLRVRVLDILLSWTDYDEDGCTLRNLDDTMRRKRHTSLYEVLVALCHSTQDAFVQVAALHFIGAYALAMQPHVPIFEICELCRDVFRLSRHEMAKAACAATLGKVVASLCQTSGATLPAVSEVDIGTLQTLASAMSSYRGRPLVESSASVTAHALNAAVEVDLHDAVIQQHGREMLALLRGISLDSGW